One genomic region from Drosophila subpulchrella strain 33 F10 #4 breed RU33 chromosome 2R, RU_Dsub_v1.1 Primary Assembly, whole genome shotgun sequence encodes:
- the LOC119549930 gene encoding uncharacterized protein LOC119549930 isoform X11: protein MPATATSKQRPPAAEEGMTPKKTALIIVTVIGCIAILWPKVFHPMMFGGVPPPKPNLKDQRAAPGGCCDVVLDREQFMNVSKKDPIEPFGPRLYRKQINVYTGEISLRQERPAHLHPESIYQAMKERGRAIPATQTVPILEQRKTSPSNPPPRIVDGRPGPIPGMRPPMGAGALHQPQQRGSSMGFLMPLYTVGIVVFFGYTLMKIMFKKQVPNEPYGPAPSNPSFRQEVFGKQNHSQVEDLGSSKLVVTAIQGLIDAADEQLNGQDKQRATSDTETDSNKKNDNEKTREQLDKQNLSNGHASTDQKPEQETAAKGGRKRRDLSAERELTSKLEENLPEPQTIYLEGALAHESQILVADSQTKEEVYDSELNGSAEEPAIILSSRMTLSLINLDANQQNGNAGKSPVESPLADDIEIIGHDEQ, encoded by the exons ATGCCTGCAACAGCCACATCGAAGCAAAGACCTCCGGCCGCCGAGGAGGGAATGACGCCCAAGAAAACTGCGTTAATCATTGTCACCGTGATCGGATGCATCGCCATTCTCTGGCCAAAGGTCTTCCATCCCATGATGTTCGGCGGGGTTCCGCCGCCCAAGCCAAACTTGAAGGATCAGCGAGCAGCACCCGGCG GATGTTGTGACGTTGTGCTTGACAGGGAGCAGTTTATGAATGTCTCGAAGAAGGATCCTATAGAGCCATTCGGTCCGCGTTTGTATCGCAAACAAATCAATGTTTACACGGGCGAAATAA GTCTGCGCCAGGAGCGTCCAGCCCACCTGCATCCGGAATCCATATATCAGGCCATGAAAGAGCGGGGTCGTGCCATCCCCGCCACGCAAACAGTTCCGATACTGGAACAACGGAAAACCTCACCCAGTAATCCGCCTCCGCGGATCGTGGACGGTCGG CCTGGACCGATTCCTGGAATGCGTCCGCCCATGGGAGCCGGAGCACTGCATCAACCGCAGCAGCGTGGCAGTAGCATGGGCTTCCTGATGCCACTTTACACGGTCGGAATTGTGGTGTTCTTCGGCTACACATTGATGAAG ATAATGTTCAAGAAGCAAGTGCCCAATGAACCGTACGGACCAGCACCTTCGAATCCTTCGTTCCGACAGGAGGTCTTCGGAAAGCAGAACCACAGTCAGGTGGAGGACTTGGGCAGCAGCAAATTGG TTGTTACGGCCATACAAGGTTTGATAGACGCGGCCGATGAGCAATTGAACGGCCAAGACAAGCAGAGGGCGACGAGCGATACTGAAACTGATTCGAATAAG AAAAACGACAACGAAAAAACGAGAGAGCAACTAGACAAGCAGAACCTTTCCAACGGACATGCAAGCACCGACCAGAAACCGGAACAGGAGACAGCGGCGAAGGGAGGCAGGAAACGCCGGGATCTGAGCGCTGAACGGGAACTAACG TCCAAATTGGAAGAAAATTTGCCGGAGCCGCAGACCATTTACTTGGAAGGCGCTTTGGCCCACGAGTCTCAGATTTTGGTGGCCGACTCCCAAACCAAAGAAGAGGTGTACGACTCTGAGCTCAATGGATCAGCCGAGGAACCAGCC ATCATTCTTAGCAGCAGAATGACATTGTCATTGATTAATTTGGACGCAAATCAACAAAATGGAAATGCAGGCAAATCCCCAGTGGAAAGTCCTCTGGCTGATGACATCGAAATAATTGGACACGACGAGCAGTAG
- the LOC119549930 gene encoding uncharacterized protein LOC119549930 isoform X16, with product MPATATSKQRPPAAEEGMTPKKTALIIVTVIGCIAILWPKVFHPMMFGGVPPPKPNLKDQRAAPGGCCDVVLDREQFMNVSKKDPIEPFGPRLYRKQINVYTGEISLRQERPAHLHPESIYQAMKERGRAIPATQTVPILEQRKTSPSNPPPRIVDGRPGPIPGMRPPMGAGALHQPQQRGSSMGFLMPLYTVGIVVFFGYTLMKIMFKKQVPNEPYGPAPSNPSFRQEVFGKQNHSQVEDLGSSKLGWREHQTRAAAVKPPAAKDTEKELYNASLSATEVASSLSTSLKNHQQLKEAEQLMEIEKLRQKLESTERAMAQLVAEMNTDQYEAKMIALKFLKRQPNF from the exons ATGCCTGCAACAGCCACATCGAAGCAAAGACCTCCGGCCGCCGAGGAGGGAATGACGCCCAAGAAAACTGCGTTAATCATTGTCACCGTGATCGGATGCATCGCCATTCTCTGGCCAAAGGTCTTCCATCCCATGATGTTCGGCGGGGTTCCGCCGCCCAAGCCAAACTTGAAGGATCAGCGAGCAGCACCCGGCG GATGTTGTGACGTTGTGCTTGACAGGGAGCAGTTTATGAATGTCTCGAAGAAGGATCCTATAGAGCCATTCGGTCCGCGTTTGTATCGCAAACAAATCAATGTTTACACGGGCGAAATAA GTCTGCGCCAGGAGCGTCCAGCCCACCTGCATCCGGAATCCATATATCAGGCCATGAAAGAGCGGGGTCGTGCCATCCCCGCCACGCAAACAGTTCCGATACTGGAACAACGGAAAACCTCACCCAGTAATCCGCCTCCGCGGATCGTGGACGGTCGG CCTGGACCGATTCCTGGAATGCGTCCGCCCATGGGAGCCGGAGCACTGCATCAACCGCAGCAGCGTGGCAGTAGCATGGGCTTCCTGATGCCACTTTACACGGTCGGAATTGTGGTGTTCTTCGGCTACACATTGATGAAG ATAATGTTCAAGAAGCAAGTGCCCAATGAACCGTACGGACCAGCACCTTCGAATCCTTCGTTCCGACAGGAGGTCTTCGGAAAGCAGAACCACAGTCAGGTGGAGGACTTGGGCAGCAGCAAATTGG GCTGGCGAGAGCATCAGACAA GAGCTGCCGCCGTGAAGCCGCCGGCCGCcaaggacaccgaaaaggagCTCTACAACGCCAGCCTGTCGGCCACCGAGGTGGCCAGCAGTTTGTCCACCTCGCTGAAGAACCACCAGCAGCTGAAGGAGGCCGAGCAGctgatggagatcgagaagcTGCGCCAAAAGCTCGAGTCCACGGAGCGGGCGATGGCCCAGCTGGTGGCCGAAATGAACACCGATCAGTATGAGGCAAAG ATGATTGCCCTCAAGTTTCTCAAGCGGCAGCCAAACTTCTAA
- the LOC119549930 gene encoding uncharacterized protein LOC119549930 isoform X17: protein MPATATSKQRPPAAEEGMTPKKTALIIVTVIGCIAILWPKVFHPMMFGGVPPPKPNLKDQRAAPGGCCDVVLDREQFMNVSKKDPIEPFGPRLYRKQINVYTGEISLRQERPAHLHPESIYQAMKERGRAIPATQTVPILEQRKTSPSNPPPRIVDGRPGPIPGMRPPMGAGALHQPQQRGSSMGFLMPLYTVGIVVFFGYTLMKIMFKKQVPNEPYGPAPSNPSFRQEVFGKQNHSQVEDLGSSKLGAAAVKPPAAKDTEKELYNASLSATEVASSLSTSLKNHQQLKEAEQLMEIEKLRQKLESTERAMAQLVAEMNTDQYEAKMIALKFLKRQPNF from the exons ATGCCTGCAACAGCCACATCGAAGCAAAGACCTCCGGCCGCCGAGGAGGGAATGACGCCCAAGAAAACTGCGTTAATCATTGTCACCGTGATCGGATGCATCGCCATTCTCTGGCCAAAGGTCTTCCATCCCATGATGTTCGGCGGGGTTCCGCCGCCCAAGCCAAACTTGAAGGATCAGCGAGCAGCACCCGGCG GATGTTGTGACGTTGTGCTTGACAGGGAGCAGTTTATGAATGTCTCGAAGAAGGATCCTATAGAGCCATTCGGTCCGCGTTTGTATCGCAAACAAATCAATGTTTACACGGGCGAAATAA GTCTGCGCCAGGAGCGTCCAGCCCACCTGCATCCGGAATCCATATATCAGGCCATGAAAGAGCGGGGTCGTGCCATCCCCGCCACGCAAACAGTTCCGATACTGGAACAACGGAAAACCTCACCCAGTAATCCGCCTCCGCGGATCGTGGACGGTCGG CCTGGACCGATTCCTGGAATGCGTCCGCCCATGGGAGCCGGAGCACTGCATCAACCGCAGCAGCGTGGCAGTAGCATGGGCTTCCTGATGCCACTTTACACGGTCGGAATTGTGGTGTTCTTCGGCTACACATTGATGAAG ATAATGTTCAAGAAGCAAGTGCCCAATGAACCGTACGGACCAGCACCTTCGAATCCTTCGTTCCGACAGGAGGTCTTCGGAAAGCAGAACCACAGTCAGGTGGAGGACTTGGGCAGCAGCAAATTGG GAGCTGCCGCCGTGAAGCCGCCGGCCGCcaaggacaccgaaaaggagCTCTACAACGCCAGCCTGTCGGCCACCGAGGTGGCCAGCAGTTTGTCCACCTCGCTGAAGAACCACCAGCAGCTGAAGGAGGCCGAGCAGctgatggagatcgagaagcTGCGCCAAAAGCTCGAGTCCACGGAGCGGGCGATGGCCCAGCTGGTGGCCGAAATGAACACCGATCAGTATGAGGCAAAG ATGATTGCCCTCAAGTTTCTCAAGCGGCAGCCAAACTTCTAA